The Zingiber officinale cultivar Zhangliang chromosome 2A, Zo_v1.1, whole genome shotgun sequence genomic sequence CTTGACTAGGTGCCGTCAGATCTAGCTCTTCATCATGCtcagagtcatctactcttccagATCATGACAACTCGAGCAGTGTCCCGATCAGCTCACTGATACACCAGAGGGCGCCCCTCTAGGCCAGGGTATGTTATTGTACTCACTCTACATTCATTTTGTTTTTATACTATTAGTCTATTCCTTACATATTCGTTGAATCTGCCTCAAGTATCGAGGTACCAGGGGCCGAGGTAATCCGGTCACCagttgcaggtagcgttgaccagaggacttctgatgaGTTGGTCAACATAGAAGGTAGCTCAGCATACTACCTCCGGGCTATAGCAATTCAGTCAGCATTCTAGCCACATCACCCCGATGCCATTAGAAAATTGTGGTAAAAGAAGAACTGGCAGCAGCAGATTCCCTTTTCTAATGAATCATGTCCCAGATGAAGTTGGCCACAAATTCTTCATAACTAGGCAACTTGGAGTAGCCGGGGAACTAGTCGATGTTAATGATGAAGTAGATGTTGCAGGCATTGGCATCCCTAATAATGCCGAAGTTGAAGAGGTGCAATCTCATAGCCTTCTGCAAGCCCTTTGCTATCTTCTCCAGAAAGCTCAATGGAGGCAGCTCTGCCACTTCTAGATGTTCGTAATATTCGATGTCTTCAGGGTTATGCCAGGGTGTGTTGGATACACGAGATAAAATGACGAAGGGGAAGGGGTGATGCTCTTCGGGGAGTATGCCTGGGAGGGACTTCCTTCTCATGCATTGCACGTAATTTCCTGTGACATAGACCTTGAAGATGACCCCGCCGTGATTGACGAACTCCTGAAAAACCATAGGAGGTTTAAGCCCAAGCAGGCCATGGGGACGGAATAGAAGGGTCATCCTATGAGACTCAGTGCTGCCGTCGAAGATGACCTAGATAACTCTGATTGCATCCATTTTAGTTCCTATAGATTTCtagggttgcaaggagttcaaatattctattcattatttatttcgacttctcagaggtgttaaaatgtaataagaaagaatcgtTAAAATTcttcacgttgggtctgatatggaatcatatcaggcccaatgtaggCCTGATATAGAATGATATCATGGCCACtgatatcaggcctaatgtgggactgatatggaatgatatcaggcccaacgtggaaaATTTTAGTGATTattccttattacattttaacacatctgagaagttaaaataaacaatggataacatatttgaactctttgcaacctcaaaaatctataagaactgaaatgagtgcaatcggaactctcttggtccattagtgggtttcgaCCAAAACCTATTGATGGAGCTAGAGAGccccgattgcactcatttcagttcctatggatttctgagattgcaaggagttcaaatatgctatccattgtttatttcaactTCTCTAAGGTGTTAAAATGTTTGTAAAAGAATCGATGtgcaaaagagaggaaaaaagagAAGAGGAAAGAGTAAAACATTGCATGCATAAGAGAAAAGAGAATAGAGAGAAATGatagagaaaataaaaaggaaagtaATCAGAGGATAGAATGAGAAAAACATATAAAAAGGTGCATCATTTGATAAATAACAAAGTAGcatgtgtcttttggtaaatttaaaaaCTTGGATATGCCTTTTGGTAATATTACATATTTGActgtttcaaaattattaaaaaataaattattttatgaaacatttaattataatattttattttataaattatttgtaataattaaagttgtattttttattttaaaaataaatatattcatttaaaaaatatacaattaactataattaaattaaaattgataagttaattaaatataaaatataaattaaattaaaataataaattaattaatttattaattaaaaagtataaataaattaaattaaagatcaaacttaattaaaatattaaataaaaattatatagagattttaaataaaaaaataataactaaagataatttataatttaggaaaaataaaaaaattaataataaatttttatagttGTGACGTGGTATTGATGTGATATATTAGAATAATCGGCAATTTATCAAACCACACACTTAAATATCTTAATTGACCAAAAGACGTATGTTACTTTGGTTTTTACCAAAGGGCGCATtttttcaagtgcacttccctttttatccttctgacaaattaaaccttttttttgtcgttttccttttctctctcttctctttcctattaCCTCTTTCATCAACAAAATGTaagatttagttatttttttgataacattttaatacatttagagaagctaaaataaacaatggatagcatagttaaactccttgcaacatcaggaatccacaggaactgaaatgggtgtaatctgaggtctctaggtccatcagtgagtttcggtcaaaactcacttatggacctagagagctccgattgcacccatttcagtttctatggatttctggtattgcaaggagttcaaatatgctatccattgtttattttgacttttaaaagatgttaaaatagcagaataaaaaatcagcaaaaaggctccaaatcaggcccacgttgggcctgatatgggcctgatatggaaccatatcaggcccaacgtatcaggcctaacgtggagcctttttgtTGATTTTTTCTTCTCCTATTTGAACACcttataaaagtcaaaataaacaatgaatagcatagttaaactccttgcaacatcaggaatccacaggaactgaaatgagtgtaatctgaggtctctaggtccatcagtgggtttcggtcaaaacccactgatggacctagagagctccgattgcacccatttcagtttctatggatttctggtattgcaaggagttcaaatatgttatccattgtttattttgacttttaaaagatgttaaaatagcagaagaaaaaatcagcaaaaaagctccacgttaggcctgatatggaaccatatcaggcccaatgtggacttGATATGATTTTTCCTTGAGCTTCATACAATGTAGAGAAATTAATTTGATGATAGAAAACCAAGAGTTCTGTTAGTCCTATGATTTAATTGTCTTTTTCTCAAGCATGTTGTGCAAATTGATTCTCTGTCCCTCTAAACATTGTTTTATCAGTATATTGCTGATAGGTCCATCTTTGGATCTTGTTTGGTCAGCAACTCTTGATGAATTTCTTGATGGATCTAGTAGGGTTGTGGCTTGAATTTGTGCCTAATTCTTTGTGTTTGTTTTCCCTTGTCACCCCATAATTGTGTAATGCCAATGGAAATGGTGTGATTGCCATAACCCAcagtcaattttttttactttaaaaaaaaagattgcaTCTTCAGCAATGACTTACTGCTTCCAATAATGCTTTGACATCTGAATCAGCAACCTAGTGTCCGAGCTTGCGCAAACCATACTTTAACTCATCAAAATTTATCTGCCCTTTTTTGTTGATATCCATATTCTCAAACATTTCCTTTATGTCGGCAATCTCCTCCACAGACAAGTGTTCAGCTATCACCTGCATTAACACAGTTTTAGAATGAACATAATAATACTAGGTGTGTCTTGGAATAATTAGCTGGACAAATGTCAAGCATTCACACAGAAAGAAATCATGAAAGAAAATATTCTCACCCTAAGagctttctttttaaatttattcatcACTGAAAATTGCTGGAGTCTTGCTCGAACAGTTTCACCAAGATTTACATTGGGTGCCTTATTGACATTCTGCAGCCAAGGATGATCTGTAATGTGAATCATGAGGGTAATGTTGAGAATACAGAAGATCGTGTGAAAGAAATCATGAAATAAAATATTCTCACCCTAAgagctttttttttaaatttattcatcACTGAAAATTGCTGGAGTCTTGCTCGAACAGTTTCACCAAGATTTACATTGGGTGCCTTATTGGCATTCTGCAGCCAAGGATGATATGTAATGTGAATCATGAGGGTAATGTTGAGAATACAGAAGATATGATGTAGTATTAAGTCAAAGGTATTAGCAGATATTGCAATATACTGATAAAACAATGTTCAGAGGAACAGAGAATCAATTTACACAACATGTTTGAGAAAAAGACAATTAAATCATAGGACTAACAGAACTCTTAGTTTTCTATCATCAAATTAATTTCTCTACATTGTATGAAGCTCAAGGAaaaatcatatcaggtccacattgggcctgatatggttccatatcaggtccacattgggcctgatatggttccatatcaggcctaacgtggagcctttttgctgattttttcttctgctattttaacatcttttaaaagtcaaaataaacaatggataacatatttgaactccttgcaacaccaggaatccatagaaactgaaatgggtgcaatcggagctctctaagtccataagtgggttttgaccgaaatccactgatggacctagagacctcagattacacccatttcagttcctgtggattcctgatgttgcaaggagtttaactatactatccattgtttattttgacttttataaggtgttaaaataggagaagaaagaatcagcaaaaaggctccacgttagacctgatatggaatcatatcaggcccacgttgggcctgatatggttccatatcaggcccaacgtgggcctgatttggagcctttttgctgattttttcttctgctattttaacatcttttaaaagtcaaaataaacaatggatagcatatttgaactccttgaaataccaggaatccatagaaactgaaatgggtgcaatcggagctctctaggtccatcagtgagttttgaccaaaacccactgatggacctagagacctcagattacactcatttcagttcctgtggattcctgatgttacaaggagtttaactatgctatccattgtttattttagtttctctaaatatattaaaatgttattaaaaaaataactaaatcttACATTTCGTTGATGAAAGAGGtaataggaaagagaagagagagaaaaggaaaacgacaaaaaaaaaaaaggtttaattTATCAGAAGGATAAAAAGGAAAGTGCACTTGAAAAAATACACTCTTTGATAAAAACTAAAGTAACATACGTCTTTTGGTCAGCGTGATTTGATAAATTGCTGTAGAATAATAAATTTCCTTCAGTTAGAAAGGGTTTTTTTTTCTCACAGTGAATAGTTCTTGAAAATGTTAGAATCCAACAGGAAATAGATATACAAAATGAAGCAACGGAAATGTATAGAAGATAAAATGAAGGTCTCACATTGGTATTGAGCTACCGAACAAGCTAGAGAAATTATTGTGCTTGAAGAACTTGGGCAGGAGATCCCTGGCGAACTCCGGCGAGTGCCACACGACGAAGCTATTGCTCCCACGAAACGATCGCATCCGTCGCCGGATCATCCACCACGTCGTAAGTTTTGCTGAGGACACTGTTGGCCTCAGGTTCGCATAATCGGCAGGTGGCAGCACATCAGTAAGCATTGCAGTCGCGTAAGATGTTTCTGATTAATGTATCATTGGAGAGGATCCTCGTTCTTTTATGTTAGCTACTTTTATAC encodes the following:
- the LOC122043750 gene encoding inositol-tetrakisphosphate 1-kinase 1-like, whose translation is MTLLFRPHGLLGLKPPMVFQEFVNHGGVIFKVYVTGNYVQCMRRKSLPGILPEEHHPFPFVILSRVSNTPWHNPEDIEYYEHLEVAELPPLSFLEKIAKGLQKAMRLHLFNFGIIRDANACNIYFIINID
- the LOC122039750 gene encoding calcium-dependent protein kinase 20-like, which gives rise to MIHITDHPWLQNVNKAPNVNLGETVRARLQQFSVMNKFKKKALRVIAEHLSVEEIADIKEMFENMDINKKGQINFDELKYGLRKLGH